The genomic stretch CCGGGCCAGCGCGCCCAGCCGCACGGCGTTGGCGCCGGCGGGCGACTGCACGTCCTGCGGGTCGATGATGTCGGGGTCTTCCACCAGCAGGATGTGCTCGCCGGGGTCGCAGGCGGCGATCCCCGACGCCAGGACGACCGCCGCGGCCAGGGCCGCCTGCCGCGCCCGGCGCCGCAGCCACGATCCGCCGGCGCGGGTTTTCAGGGTGTGCTTCATCTCGTGTATCATCCTACAGGCCAAGGGTCAGGCGGAAGGTGAAGTAGGTGGGGGGCGCGAACGCCTGGAACGACGACGGCGCGTCGCCCGTGGTGCCGAAGGCCTCGGGGTCCACCCCCGAGTAGCGGGTCCACAGGATCCCCAGGTTGCGGGCGGCGAAGGTGGCCGTTACCTGCCGGCTTCCCAGCACGCGCGACGCCAGGCTCTCCGGCGCGTCGAAGCTCAGGGAAAGCTCGCGGAAGCGGATGAAGTCGCCCGGCTCGATGAAGCCCGCCACCGTCTTGCTCGGGTGCTGCCGCACGGCCACCACGCGCGCCTGCTCGTCGAGCGGCGCCGCCGGGTCCACCAGCCCGCGGCAGTTGTTGCGGCTGGCGCAGCGGATGCGGTCGGTGTTGTTGTAGATCATGTGGCCGCCCTTGTAGTCCACCATCGCCGACAGGCGGACCCGCTTCTGCCAGAAGTCGAAGCCGTTGGTGAGCGCGGCCTCCCAGCGGGGCGCCGAGTGGCCCAGGAACTCCACGCTGTCGCCGACGAACACCTCGCTGCGCGCCGCGGCGGTGTCGTACTCGATGATGTTGTCGCCGTCCTTGTCCTCGTAGCCCATCAGGCGGCGCGACCACCAGCCGTTCAGGGGATAGCCCTCGACGTTGCGCAGCGTGCTGCTGATGACGATGGACGCCTCGCCGCCCAGGCTTTCCAGCTCGTTGTCGTTGGTGGTGCCGTTCAGGCTCATGTCCCAGCCGAAGGCGCGGCTCTGCACGAGCTGCGCGTTCACCAGCCCCTCCCACCCCTTGTTGCGCACTTCACCCAGGTTCTCGAAGCGCACCGTCAGGCCGGTGCCGGCCGAGGGCGGAAGCACCCGCTCGATCAGCGCGTCGCGCGAGAGCTTGTTGTAGTAGGTGATCTCGGTGGTCAGGCGGCTGTTGAAGAAGGTGCCGTCGATGCCCGCCTCGAACTCCGTGGAGCGCTCCGGCCGCAGGTCGGGGTTGCCCAGGGCGCTGAACACGATGCCCGGGCGCTCGCCGCTCTCCCCCAGGACGGTGGCGGTGCTGAAGTACGGCAGCGCGTCGATGGTGCCCGGCTGCACGCCCGAGGCCCCGTACGCGCTGCGCAGGCGAAGCTGGTCCACGAAGCCCAGGCCCGGGAAGAAGGGCTCGTCCGAGATCACCCACGACGCCGAGAGCTTGGGGTAGAACACGGTCTCGAACTGGGCGCCGAACGCGCTGTTCCGGTCCGAGCGCACGGCGCCGGTCAGGAACAGGCGGTCGCGAAGGCTCACCCGCTGCTCCACGTAGCCGCCCAGGGTGCGGCTCTCGCTGGTGGTCTCGTCCGCGAACTTTTCCGCGCCCGAGCCCACGGTGATCGCGGTGGGCGGAAGCTTGTTGCCGCGCGCGCCGTTGCGGTTGAACACGTTGCGGTAGTACTGCACGCCCGCCGTGGTCTGCGACTCCACGTCGCGGCCGAACTGCCGCGTGGCGGTGGTGGCCGCGTCCAGCGTGTACACGAAGAAGTTCGCTCGGTTGTCGATCTTGAAGCCCAGGGTGTCGGCCCCCACGCACTGCAGGAAGCGGCACAGCTGGTTGTCGGTGCGCTGCGTGAAGTCCAGCCCCGCGCTCCCCCGCAGCGTCAGCCACTCGGCGGGCCGCGCGTTCCCCGAAACGGACGTGATCAGCCGCTCGATGGACTGCGTGGTGACGGCCTGGTACACCCGCCGGGGGGTGAACTCGCGCCATCCGTACAGGGTGTCGCCCGTGGTCGGGTTCACGTTGTGCCGGAACCCGGGGCCGCCGTAGATGTTGGCGGCGATGCCGGCCGTTCCCGCGTCGTCGCTCATGGGCAGCCGCAGGTCCTGCGAGGTGTAGCCGGCGCTGACGGCGATGTCGCTGTTCCGCGGGAGGGTGATGTTGAAGTTGGCGCGCCCGGTGATGCGGCCGAAGTGGTTGGGGCTGCGCTGCTCGGGAAGCAGCGACATGCCGCGCGCGGCCAGGTAGCTGCGCTCGAACCGCGGCACCTGCGTCACGCCGTCTTCGTCTTCCCACTCGCCGTGCAGGAAGTAGCGCATGGACTCCGAGCCGCCGCGCACCTGCAGGCCGTGCTGCTGGCGGTATCCCCGGCCGAAGGGGGTGGCCTGGGGGTCGCGCGTGGGGCTGTACGCGGTGACGCTGTCCTGCGTGCAGTTGTTCGGCGCGGGCGCGGCCACCTGGGCCAGGGTGCACTGGGTGGTGTTGTTGGGCCTGGATGCGGCCGTCCACCCGTGGTACGCCAGGGGATACTCGTTGCGGTCCTCGATGGCGGTCTGCTCGGTGTAGTACGTCCACCGCGGCGGGCCCGCCACGCCCCGCTTGGTGGTGATGACGATCACTCCGTTCGCCGCGTCGGTGCCGTACAGCGTGGCCGCCGACGGCCCGCGCACCACCTCGATCGACTGGATCTCTTCGGGATTCAGGTCGCCCACGCGGCTGGGTGTGGTGCCGCCCACGCTCACCGTGCTGGACCCGGTGCTCCCCTCCACGCGAACGCCGTCGATCACGTAGATGGGGTTGTTGGAGAGCGAAAGCGAGCTGGTGCCGCGCACGCGCACCCGCACGCCCGCGCCCGTCTGCGTGCCGCCCACCACCATGACGCCGGGGGTGCGGGCGGTCAGCAGGTCCCCCACGTTCTGCACCGAACTCCGCTCCACCACGGCCGCCGCCTGGATCTGCGAGACGGCGTTGCCCACTTCCACGCGCCGCTGCTCGCCGGTGGCGGTCACCACCACCGGGTTCAGCGCGATCGTCGAGGCCCGCAGGGTGAAGTTGGCCGTAGCCGTTCCCCCCGCCGCCACCGTCACCGGCTGGCTGCTCTCGCCATAGCCGATGGTGAGCACGCGCACGGTGACGGTGCCCGCCGGCACGCCGCGAAGGGTGTAGGTGCCGCTCTCGTTGGTGAGCGTGCCCAGCGTGGAACCCGCGACCCGCACCTGGGCGGCGGGAACCGGTTGCCCGGAGCCGGCGTCGGTCACGCGGCCGGTGACCGTGCCCTGCTGCTGCGCCGCCGCCGGACCCGCGTCGAACGCGCCGGCGAGGACGGCGAGAGCGGACGCACAGAGTAGACGAACGATTTTCACGAGGAACACCTCCGAGGGGCTGGGTGGAAAGCGACGAAACGGAGCGGCGAACCGCACTGGAACCGAACCGGCGAGATCACGGACGGAGCACGCGGGAAGGCCGCGGCACTCGCGCCGGTGGGGCGGACGATCGTCGATCGTGGTGGTGGTGGCCGCGCGGGGCAGCGGCGGAGTATACGGAGTTTTCGGATGATAAATGGGAGGGACAGCGTGCACAAGAGACGGGGCTGACGGCAGCGAAAACTGGATGGCGGGGGCAGGAATGTTCATCCCGCAGCGGCCGAATGACGCTGGGGGAAAGCCGAGGCGGGGAGGTACGGCGCGAGTTCGATGCGGGCGGCGCGACGGGCGCGCTCCGCGGGAGGGAAGGAGGGTGAGAAGGTGCAGCAGGGATTGCAGCATCCTTGACTTGCATCCATTCCCGACTGCTTATTGCGAAGCAACGGCCCCGACCCCGCGCCGTGCCGGATCGCCCCTCTCCTTGGAAAACCCTTCCCGGGCCGGACGATGGATAGAGAGATCCGCCCTGCTCCCGCGAGCCCCGGATCCCGCACGGAACCAGCCGGCCGCTCCCCCGCCGCGCCCCCCACGATCAGCCTGCCCAAGGGCGGCGGGGCCCTGCGTGGCATCGGCGAAAAGTTCGCCGCCAACCCCGTCACCGGCACCGGCACGCTCACCGTGCCCCTCGCCGCCAGCCCCGGCCGCATGGGGTTCGGCCCCGACCTCTCCCTGGTCTACGATTCGGGTGCGGGCAACGGGCCCTTCGGCCTGGGCTGGAGCCTTTCCCTTCCCGCAATCACCCGCAAGACGGACCGCGGCATCCCGCGCTACCGCGACGAGGAAGAATCCGACGTCTTTCTCCTGTCCGGCGCGGAGGACCTGGTCCCCGTTCCCACCGACGGCCCCGATCCGCGCGCCGGCACCCCGCGCACGGTGGATGGCGTATCGTACCGCATCCACCGCTACCGGCCGCGGGTGGAGGGAGCCTTCGCGCGCATCGAGCGGTGGACGGACACGCGCACGGGGCAGGCGCACTGGCGGTCCATCAGCCGCGACAACGTGACCACCGTCTTCGGCCGCACCGCCGCCTCGCGCATCGCCGACCCGGCCGGCGGCCAGCCGCGCACCTTCAGCTGGCTGGTCTGCGAGCGCTGGGACGACCGGGGGAACGCCGCCGTCTACGAGTACCGGGCGGAAGACTCCGCCGGCGTGGACCTTTCGGCGGCGCACGAGGCCAACCGCACCCCCGCGGGCCGCGCGGCGAACCGCTACCTGAAGCGCGTGCGCTACGGCAACCGCATATCGCGCCTGCGGCAGCCGGACCTTGCGCGCGCCGAGTGGATGTTCGAGGTGGTGCTGGACTACGGCGAGCACGACCCCGCGGCGCCGCGCCCCGACGACGCGGGCGCGTGGCGCTGCCGCGACGACGCGTTTTCCAGCTACCGCGCCGGCTTCGAGGTGCGCACCTACCGGCGGTGCGAGCGCGTGCTGGCCTTCCACCACTTTCCCGGCGAGGAGACGGGGACGGACTGCCTGGTGCGCTCCACCGGCTTCACCTACACCGACGAGCCCGGGGCGTCGCTGCTGGCCGCGGTCACGCAGCGCGGGTACGTGCGCCGGGAGGGAGGATACCGCGCCCGGGCGCTTCCGCCGCTGGAGTTGGCGTACAGCCGGGCCGAGATCGGCGGCACGGTGCGGGAGCTGGACGCGGAAAGCCTGGAGAACCTTCCCGCCGGGGTGGACGGCGCCCGCTACCAGTGGGTAGACCTGGACGGCGAGGGCGCCTCCGGCATCCTGGCCGAACAGGCGGGCGGCTGGTACTACAAGCGCAACCTGGGCGAGGGGCGGTTCGGCGCGCTGGCGCCCCTTCGCACGCAGCCCTCGCTCGCCGCCCTGGGCGGCGGCCGGCATCAGCTGCTGGACCTGGCGGGGGACGGGCAGATCGAGCTGGTGCAGCTGGATCTTCCCACGCCCGGGTTCTTCGAGCGGACGGCGGAGGGCGGATGGGAGAACTTCCGCGCCTTCCGCACGCACCCCCGCATCGCCTGGGACGACCCCAACCTGCGCTTCGTGGACCTGAACGGCGACGGGCACGCGGACGTCCTCATCACGGGGCACGAGGTCTTCACCTGGCACCCCTCGCGCGCGGAGGAGGGGTTCGGCCCCGCGAGCCACGTGTCCACCCCGCACGACGAGGAGCGGGGCCCGCGGCTGGTCTTCGCCGACGGCACGCAGTCCATCCACCTGGCCGACATGAGCGGCGACGGGCTCACGGACCTGGTGCGCATCCGCAACGGCGAGGTGTGCTACTGGCCCAACCTGGGCTACGGACGCTTCGGCGCGCGGGTGGCGATGGACGGCGCCCCCTGGTTCGACCCGCCCGACATCTTCGACCAGCGCCGCGTGCGCCTGGCGGACGTGGACGGCTCCGGCACCACCGACATCATCTACCTGGCCCGCGACGGCGCCCGCCTGTACTTCAACCTGGCGGGGAACGGCTGGAGCGCGCCCCGCACCCTGCGCCACCTGCCGCCCCTG from Longimicrobium sp. encodes the following:
- a CDS encoding SusC/RagA family TonB-linked outer membrane protein, yielding MKIVRLLCASALAVLAGAFDAGPAAAQQQGTVTGRVTDAGSGQPVPAAQVRVAGSTLGTLTNESGTYTLRGVPAGTVTVRVLTIGYGESSQPVTVAAGGTATANFTLRASTIALNPVVVTATGEQRRVEVGNAVSQIQAAAVVERSSVQNVGDLLTARTPGVMVVGGTQTGAGVRVRVRGTSSLSLSNNPIYVIDGVRVEGSTGSSTVSVGGTTPSRVGDLNPEEIQSIEVVRGPSAATLYGTDAANGVIVITTKRGVAGPPRWTYYTEQTAIEDRNEYPLAYHGWTAASRPNNTTQCTLAQVAAPAPNNCTQDSVTAYSPTRDPQATPFGRGYRQQHGLQVRGGSESMRYFLHGEWEDEDGVTQVPRFERSYLAARGMSLLPEQRSPNHFGRITGRANFNITLPRNSDIAVSAGYTSQDLRLPMSDDAGTAGIAANIYGGPGFRHNVNPTTGDTLYGWREFTPRRVYQAVTTQSIERLITSVSGNARPAEWLTLRGSAGLDFTQRTDNQLCRFLQCVGADTLGFKIDNRANFFVYTLDAATTATRQFGRDVESQTTAGVQYYRNVFNRNGARGNKLPPTAITVGSGAEKFADETTSESRTLGGYVEQRVSLRDRLFLTGAVRSDRNSAFGAQFETVFYPKLSASWVISDEPFFPGLGFVDQLRLRSAYGASGVQPGTIDALPYFSTATVLGESGERPGIVFSALGNPDLRPERSTEFEAGIDGTFFNSRLTTEITYYNKLSRDALIERVLPPSAGTGLTVRFENLGEVRNKGWEGLVNAQLVQSRAFGWDMSLNGTTNDNELESLGGEASIVISSTLRNVEGYPLNGWWSRRLMGYEDKDGDNIIEYDTAAARSEVFVGDSVEFLGHSAPRWEAALTNGFDFWQKRVRLSAMVDYKGGHMIYNNTDRIRCASRNNCRGLVDPAAPLDEQARVVAVRQHPSKTVAGFIEPGDFIRFRELSLSFDAPESLASRVLGSRQVTATFAARNLGILWTRYSGVDPEAFGTTGDAPSSFQAFAPPTYFTFRLTLGL
- a CDS encoding SpvB/TcaC N-terminal domain-containing protein codes for the protein MDREIRPAPASPGSRTEPAGRSPAAPPTISLPKGGGALRGIGEKFAANPVTGTGTLTVPLAASPGRMGFGPDLSLVYDSGAGNGPFGLGWSLSLPAITRKTDRGIPRYRDEEESDVFLLSGAEDLVPVPTDGPDPRAGTPRTVDGVSYRIHRYRPRVEGAFARIERWTDTRTGQAHWRSISRDNVTTVFGRTAASRIADPAGGQPRTFSWLVCERWDDRGNAAVYEYRAEDSAGVDLSAAHEANRTPAGRAANRYLKRVRYGNRISRLRQPDLARAEWMFEVVLDYGEHDPAAPRPDDAGAWRCRDDAFSSYRAGFEVRTYRRCERVLAFHHFPGEETGTDCLVRSTGFTYTDEPGASLLAAVTQRGYVRREGGYRARALPPLELAYSRAEIGGTVRELDAESLENLPAGVDGARYQWVDLDGEGASGILAEQAGGWYYKRNLGEGRFGALAPLRTQPSLAALGGGRHQLLDLAGDGQIELVQLDLPTPGFFERTAEGGWENFRAFRTHPRIAWDDPNLRFVDLNGDGHADVLITGHEVFTWHPSRAEEGFGPASHVSTPHDEERGPRLVFADGTQSIHLADMSGDGLTDLVRIRNGEVCYWPNLGYGRFGARVAMDGAPWFDPPDIFDQRRVRLADVDGSGTTDIIYLARDGARLYFNLAGNGWSAPRTLRHLPPL